A genomic segment from Streptomyces sp. NBC_01233 encodes:
- a CDS encoding MFS transporter: MSAEDSRTAEEAEPAEPGAEDGRSAATAARKREQRGWYFYDFAVSVYSASVLTVFLGPYLTSVAKAAADAEGFVHPLGIPVRAGSFFAYSVSASVILAVLLMPLVGAAADRTGRKKPLLAVAAYIGAAATAGMFFLGRERYLLGGLLLIVANASLSVSMVLYNAYLPQISTPDERDTVSSRGWAFGYTAGSVMLVMNLVLYMGHDSFGLTEGMAVRICLASAGLWWGAFALIPLRRLRDRAVVREPGAGPAVSGWKQLVATLKDMRRYPLTLSFLLAYLIYNDGVQTVISQASIYGSEELELDQSTLIGAVLLVQVLAVAGALGMGRLARIYGAKRTILGSLAAWGVTLAVGYFLPARTPVWFFALAAMIGLVLGGSQALSRSLFSHLVPAGKEAEYFSAYEMSDRGLSWVGPLVFGLTYQLTGSYRDAIISLVAFFALGFVLLARVPVRRAVEAAGNPVPERI, translated from the coding sequence GTGAGCGCGGAAGACAGCAGGACGGCCGAGGAAGCGGAACCGGCGGAACCGGGAGCCGAGGACGGCAGATCGGCCGCGACGGCCGCGCGCAAGCGCGAGCAGCGGGGCTGGTACTTCTACGACTTCGCCGTGTCGGTGTACTCGGCGAGCGTGCTCACCGTGTTCCTCGGGCCGTACCTGACCTCGGTGGCCAAGGCCGCCGCGGACGCCGAGGGCTTCGTCCACCCGCTGGGCATCCCGGTGCGGGCCGGGTCCTTCTTCGCCTACTCGGTGTCGGCCTCGGTGATCCTGGCCGTGCTGCTCATGCCGCTCGTGGGCGCCGCGGCGGACCGGACCGGGCGCAAGAAGCCGCTGCTGGCGGTGGCCGCCTACATCGGCGCCGCGGCGACGGCCGGGATGTTCTTCCTCGGCCGTGAGCGCTACCTGCTGGGCGGGCTGCTGCTCATCGTGGCGAACGCCTCGCTGTCCGTCTCGATGGTGCTCTACAACGCCTACCTGCCGCAGATCTCCACGCCGGACGAGCGGGACACCGTCTCCTCGCGGGGCTGGGCCTTCGGTTACACCGCGGGCTCCGTGATGCTCGTGATGAACCTGGTGCTCTACATGGGCCACGACTCCTTCGGCCTCACCGAGGGCATGGCGGTACGGATCTGCCTGGCGTCGGCGGGCCTGTGGTGGGGCGCCTTCGCCCTGATCCCGCTGCGCCGGCTGCGGGACCGGGCCGTGGTCCGGGAGCCGGGGGCCGGGCCGGCGGTCAGCGGCTGGAAGCAGCTCGTCGCCACCCTGAAGGACATGCGCCGCTACCCGCTGACGCTGTCGTTCCTGCTGGCGTACCTGATCTACAACGACGGCGTGCAGACGGTGATCTCCCAGGCCTCCATCTACGGCTCGGAGGAGCTGGAGCTGGACCAGTCCACCCTCATCGGGGCGGTGCTGCTGGTGCAGGTCCTGGCGGTGGCCGGGGCGCTGGGGATGGGCCGCCTCGCGCGGATCTACGGCGCCAAGCGGACGATCCTGGGCTCGCTGGCCGCGTGGGGCGTGACGCTCGCGGTCGGGTACTTCCTGCCCGCCCGGACCCCGGTGTGGTTCTTCGCGCTCGCCGCGATGATCGGGCTGGTGCTGGGCGGCAGCCAGGCGCTGTCGCGCTCGCTCTTCTCGCACCTGGTGCCTGCGGGCAAGGAGGCCGAGTACTTCTCGGCGTACGAGATGAGCGACCGCGGGCTGAGCTGGGTGGGGCCGCTCGTCTTCGGCCTGACCTACCAGCTCACGGGGAGCTACCGGGACGCGATCATCTCGCTGGTGGCCTTCTTCGCACTGGGATTCGTGCTCCTGGCGCGAGTGCCGGTGCGGCGCGCGGTGGAAGCGGCAGGCAATCCTGTACCGGAGCGGATCTGA
- a CDS encoding biotin-dependent carboxyltransferase family protein — translation MTELLVVRSGALTTVQDRGRPGYAHLGVPRSGALDAAAYALANRLLGNPPDAAALETTLDGTGLRALAPTVVAVTGAPCSVRISGRPAAWGAAVRLPAGAELEVGPAESGLRSYVAVRGGLAVPPVLGSRSTDLLSGLGPAVLSAGMRLPVGPAGPDPAPGADLCALPGPPAELLLPLRPGPRADWFAPASLAGLWRAGFRVSARSNRIGLRTEAGPPLVRARPGELPSEGMVLGAVQVPPDGLPVVFLADHPVTGGYPVVGVVPPGPALDAAAQARPGTPVRFLRSR, via the coding sequence GTGACTGAGCTGCTGGTGGTGCGGTCGGGCGCGCTGACGACGGTCCAGGACCGGGGGCGCCCGGGATACGCGCACCTGGGCGTCCCCCGCTCGGGAGCGCTGGACGCGGCGGCGTACGCGCTGGCCAACCGGCTGCTCGGCAACCCGCCGGACGCGGCTGCGCTGGAGACGACCCTGGACGGGACCGGGCTGCGGGCGCTCGCCCCGACGGTCGTGGCGGTCACGGGCGCCCCCTGTTCCGTACGGATCTCCGGTCGCCCGGCGGCCTGGGGAGCGGCGGTCCGGCTGCCGGCCGGGGCGGAGCTGGAGGTCGGCCCGGCGGAATCGGGGCTGCGCAGCTACGTCGCGGTACGGGGAGGCCTGGCCGTCCCGCCGGTCCTCGGCAGTCGCTCGACGGACCTGCTGTCGGGCCTGGGGCCGGCCGTCCTGTCGGCCGGGATGCGGCTGCCGGTGGGCCCCGCCGGGCCGGATCCGGCGCCCGGGGCGGACCTCTGCGCCCTGCCCGGCCCGCCTGCGGAACTGCTGCTCCCGCTCCGCCCGGGGCCGCGCGCGGACTGGTTCGCGCCGGCTTCGCTGGCCGGGCTGTGGCGTGCGGGGTTCCGGGTGTCGGCGAGGTCCAACCGCATCGGCCTGCGCACGGAGGCGGGCCCGCCGCTGGTCCGCGCCCGGCCCGGGGAGCTGCCGAGCGAGGGCATGGTGCTGGGCGCGGTCCAGGTCCCGCCGGACGGCCTGCCGGTGGTGTTCCTGGCCGACCACCCGGTGACGGGCGGCTACCCGGTGGTGGGCGTGGTCCCGCCGGGCCCGGCCCTGGACGCGGCGGCGCAGGCCCGGCCGGGGACTCCGGTGAGGTTCCTGCGGTCCCGATGA
- a CDS encoding HEAT repeat domain-containing protein, which produces MFEPVIAPSGTLLGLLQRGRGDGTLHALAAPRGEALEALNHCVLRDPRQDWQVENRSLYYARLYLDLNGPLGEIENHLFSADDLVDEEDHRTGLALSVLGHLASYGRDDALMLLRRYAASGANWAWALDELALRDDDEGLRSLAAPVLAGFPATAEGEARLAAAVRDAYEPRPWCLWEETPQHGERLRAARQQGSFDRWQRQLNPSGPRPGWGVQAVFDWAADGLRRGTPLHVPAARCLAAVAAPEDRSAILAAAAGASGEAARATALHHLVLAEPENPAVLDLIEAAADEPAVAAYERMCGPGAVERARRWIHRPDALGAAAAATLAARGGAEDAELVLGALRSTVRGSGPDTRRLYALVDGAGRLAIGCAAPVLRHIYRETASSHLRGRAARALASTDPSFAAGFAVECLWDCEETTREVAAHHAETADARVAPRLRRLATDPAEEEEVQSAVRSRIAPESAV; this is translated from the coding sequence ATGTTCGAACCAGTCATAGCACCGAGCGGTACCCTGCTCGGGCTCCTCCAGCGCGGCCGCGGCGACGGCACGCTGCACGCACTCGCGGCACCCAGGGGCGAGGCCCTCGAGGCCCTCAACCACTGCGTGCTCCGCGACCCGCGCCAGGACTGGCAGGTCGAGAACCGCTCCTTGTACTACGCCCGGCTCTACCTGGACCTCAACGGTCCCCTGGGCGAGATCGAGAACCACCTCTTCAGCGCCGACGACCTCGTCGACGAAGAGGACCACCGGACCGGCCTCGCCCTGTCCGTCCTGGGCCACCTGGCCTCCTACGGCCGCGACGACGCGCTCATGCTCCTGCGCCGGTACGCCGCCTCCGGGGCGAACTGGGCCTGGGCCCTCGACGAGCTCGCCCTGCGCGACGACGACGAGGGCCTGCGGTCCCTGGCCGCGCCCGTCCTCGCCGGATTCCCCGCCACGGCGGAGGGCGAGGCGCGGCTGGCCGCCGCCGTACGCGACGCCTACGAGCCCCGGCCGTGGTGCCTGTGGGAGGAGACTCCGCAGCACGGCGAGCGCCTGCGCGCCGCCCGCCAGCAGGGCTCCTTCGACCGCTGGCAGCGCCAGCTGAACCCGAGCGGCCCCCGGCCCGGCTGGGGAGTCCAGGCCGTCTTCGACTGGGCCGCCGACGGGCTGCGCCGCGGCACGCCGCTGCACGTGCCCGCCGCACGCTGCCTGGCCGCCGTGGCGGCGCCCGAGGACCGCTCCGCGATTCTCGCGGCAGCCGCCGGCGCCTCCGGCGAGGCCGCCCGCGCCACGGCCCTGCACCACCTGGTCCTCGCCGAGCCGGAGAACCCGGCCGTGCTGGACCTCATCGAAGCCGCCGCCGACGAACCCGCCGTCGCCGCCTACGAGCGCATGTGCGGCCCCGGGGCCGTCGAACGGGCCCGGCGCTGGATCCACCGCCCCGACGCCCTGGGCGCGGCCGCCGCGGCCACCCTCGCCGCCCGGGGCGGAGCCGAGGACGCGGAACTGGTCCTCGGCGCCCTGCGCTCCACGGTCCGCGGCTCGGGCCCCGACACCCGGCGGCTCTACGCCCTCGTGGACGGAGCCGGCCGCCTCGCCATCGGCTGCGCGGCCCCCGTCCTGCGCCACATCTACCGCGAGACGGCCTCGTCCCACCTGCGCGGCCGGGCTGCGCGGGCCCTCGCCAGCACGGACCCCTCCTTCGCGGCGGGCTTCGCCGTCGAATGTCTCTGGGACTGCGAGGAGACCACCCGCGAGGTGGCGGCCCACCACGCCGAGACCGCCGACGCCCGGGTCGCGCCCCGACTGCGCCGCCTGGCGACGGACCCGGCCGAGGAAGAGGAAGTCCAGTCGGCCGTACGCAGCCGGATCGCCCCGGAGTCGGCCGTGTAG
- a CDS encoding LamB/YcsF family protein, with the protein MVDLNADLGEGFGRWTLTDDEALLSAVTSANVACGFHAGDPSIMRRVCTLAAERGVRIGAQVSYRDLAGFGRRAMDVPAGELADEVAYQIGALEVFARAAGSRVSYVKPHGALYNRTVHDGDQAAAVVAGVRLATGSGATGGLPVLGLPGSLLLAAAEGAGLAAVPEAFADRAYTPAGALVPRTEPGAVLHDPDAVVARAVRMAAEGTVAAADGSPVPVAARSLCLHGDTPGAAVLARRVREALGTAGVRVEAFA; encoded by the coding sequence GTGGTCGACCTCAACGCCGACCTCGGCGAGGGCTTCGGGCGCTGGACGCTCACCGACGACGAGGCCCTGCTCTCCGCCGTCACGAGCGCCAACGTGGCCTGCGGTTTCCACGCCGGGGACCCGTCCATCATGCGCCGGGTCTGCACACTGGCCGCGGAGCGGGGCGTACGGATCGGGGCGCAGGTCTCCTACCGCGATCTGGCCGGCTTCGGACGGCGCGCGATGGACGTGCCGGCCGGCGAGCTGGCGGACGAGGTGGCCTACCAGATCGGCGCGCTGGAGGTGTTCGCGCGGGCGGCCGGCTCCCGGGTGTCGTACGTGAAACCGCACGGCGCGCTGTACAACCGGACCGTGCACGACGGCGACCAGGCGGCCGCCGTGGTCGCGGGCGTCCGGCTGGCCACCGGATCCGGTGCCACCGGGGGCCTGCCCGTCCTCGGGCTGCCCGGATCGCTCCTGCTCGCCGCCGCCGAGGGGGCCGGGCTGGCCGCCGTACCGGAGGCCTTCGCCGACCGCGCCTACACGCCGGCCGGGGCGCTCGTGCCGCGCACCGAGCCGGGAGCGGTGCTGCACGACCCGGACGCGGTGGTGGCGCGGGCGGTACGGATGGCCGCCGAGGGGACGGTGGCGGCTGCCGACGGGTCGCCGGTCCCGGTGGCCGCGCGCTCGCTGTGCCTGCACGGGGACACCCCGGGCGCGGCCGTGCTCGCGCGACGGGTCCGGGAGGCGCTGGGCACGGCCGGGGTCCGCGTGGAGGCCTTCGCGTGA
- a CDS encoding RNA polymerase sigma factor yields the protein MRSPGQKTGPPELTTHDGFGAFYEEHIDAVLGFVTRRVADPHLAADLTADIFLAAMGSATGYRPNRGAPIAWLFGIARNVLSGHARGLVRESGALARLSGRRLLEDEDVAALEERIDAQRAFRSLAERHAALSEPLRAALDLVVIDQLTPAEAAQALGVTQATVRVRLHRARRALRGTEPAAVTEPKLEAAR from the coding sequence GTGCGAAGCCCAGGACAGAAGACCGGGCCACCGGAGCTCACCACGCACGACGGGTTCGGCGCGTTCTACGAGGAGCACATCGACGCCGTGCTCGGCTTCGTCACCCGCCGGGTCGCCGACCCGCACCTGGCGGCGGACCTGACGGCGGACATCTTCCTCGCGGCAATGGGCTCGGCCACCGGTTATCGGCCCAACAGGGGGGCGCCGATCGCCTGGTTGTTCGGGATAGCCCGCAACGTGCTGTCGGGCCACGCCCGCGGACTCGTCCGCGAGAGCGGCGCGCTGGCGCGGCTGAGCGGCCGCCGCCTCCTCGAGGACGAGGACGTCGCCGCCCTGGAGGAACGGATCGACGCCCAGCGGGCCTTCAGATCCCTCGCCGAGCGCCACGCCGCGCTCTCCGAGCCGCTGCGCGCCGCCCTCGACCTCGTGGTCATCGACCAACTCACCCCGGCCGAGGCCGCGCAGGCCCTCGGGGTCACCCAGGCGACGGTCCGCGTCCGCCTGCACCGCGCACGGCGCGCGCTGCGCGGGACCGAGCCCGCCGCCGTCACCGAGCCCAAGCTGGAGGCAGCCCGATGA
- a CDS encoding ATP-binding protein has protein sequence MARRPLPRVLSSGTTSLSRGRDLARTAADTATDVLHPLLTIGRGLRILASAGRRRWSGTPKDKRGPALFLGAACVLVVALVPYGPLLALITLMAAAAWQGRDRTPVKTGPSDAETERLGSLYEALVPYFSIPEDPNPLFAHGGDWDKAFSGYEFDEAGRITRLHIRYPAYFTDGETASRARIEALLHAKSGRGREYLFDWDEEGNQLDLSVLAALPTGIAAQPFVTSPGETVLGFTDAGGVQRTLPVLEGDEPRDVPPVIWRTGPRSTEPHLLAVGQPGTGTSTLLRSVALQALRHGGDVLIVDGGGSGDYSCLSGRAGVLAVECGPTGAQATLEWAAQETERRLIATHRARESGRPAPEDTRRPLWILLDQPSVLAHLSVAEGGPDPLAQLQVPLRHGRPAHVTVVVAEHFDHLELLNDAVWQHTRARIVLGPAGIQQIADVLGLPPHTTPTAQMPPGRGYARLGAGPVHRLQVPATPDPYDEATNAVYRQAVLELLPDRQQGPGRSPGKPLHALPPAQGSAVDASQIPEVPAEAP, from the coding sequence GTGGCCCGGCGCCCACTTCCCCGCGTCCTCAGCAGCGGCACCACGTCGCTGTCCCGGGGCCGCGACCTCGCTCGCACGGCCGCCGACACCGCCACGGACGTCCTCCATCCGCTCCTCACCATCGGACGCGGGCTGCGCATCCTGGCCTCGGCCGGGCGGCGCAGATGGTCCGGGACCCCCAAGGACAAGCGTGGTCCCGCGCTGTTCCTGGGAGCCGCCTGCGTCCTCGTGGTCGCACTCGTCCCCTACGGTCCGCTCCTCGCCCTGATCACCCTCATGGCGGCCGCGGCCTGGCAGGGACGCGACCGCACCCCGGTGAAGACCGGGCCCAGCGATGCCGAGACCGAACGGCTCGGCTCCCTCTACGAAGCCCTCGTGCCGTACTTCTCCATCCCCGAGGACCCGAACCCCCTCTTCGCCCACGGCGGGGACTGGGACAAGGCCTTCAGCGGCTACGAGTTCGACGAGGCGGGCCGCATCACCCGGCTCCACATCCGCTACCCGGCCTACTTCACCGATGGCGAGACCGCCTCACGGGCCCGGATCGAGGCACTGCTGCACGCCAAGTCCGGGCGCGGACGGGAGTATCTCTTCGACTGGGACGAGGAGGGCAACCAGCTCGACCTGAGTGTGCTGGCGGCGCTGCCGACGGGCATCGCCGCGCAGCCGTTCGTCACCTCGCCCGGCGAGACCGTGCTCGGCTTCACCGACGCGGGCGGTGTGCAGCGCACCCTGCCCGTCCTGGAGGGCGACGAGCCCCGCGACGTGCCGCCGGTGATCTGGCGCACCGGGCCCCGCTCCACCGAGCCCCACCTGCTGGCCGTCGGCCAGCCCGGCACCGGCACCTCCACCCTGCTCCGCTCCGTCGCCCTGCAGGCCCTGCGGCACGGCGGCGACGTGCTGATCGTCGACGGCGGCGGCAGCGGCGACTACTCCTGCCTGTCGGGCCGCGCCGGCGTCCTCGCCGTGGAATGCGGGCCGACCGGGGCGCAGGCCACCCTGGAGTGGGCCGCGCAGGAGACCGAGCGGCGGCTCATCGCCACCCACCGGGCCCGGGAGTCCGGCCGGCCGGCGCCCGAGGACACCCGGCGTCCGCTGTGGATCCTGCTGGACCAGCCGAGCGTGCTGGCCCACCTCTCGGTCGCCGAAGGGGGTCCCGACCCGCTCGCCCAGCTGCAGGTGCCGCTGCGGCACGGCCGACCCGCGCACGTCACGGTGGTGGTGGCCGAGCACTTCGACCACCTGGAACTGCTGAACGACGCCGTCTGGCAGCACACCCGCGCCCGGATCGTCCTCGGGCCCGCCGGGATCCAGCAGATCGCCGACGTGCTGGGGCTGCCGCCGCACACCACCCCGACCGCCCAGATGCCGCCCGGCCGCGGGTACGCCCGGCTCGGCGCGGGTCCCGTGCACCGGCTGCAGGTGCCCGCCACCCCGGACCCGTACGACGAGGCCACGAACGCGGTGTACCGCCAGGCCGTGCTGGAGCTCCTGCCGGACCGGCAGCAGGGCCCGGGCCGCAGCCCGGGCAAGCCCCTCCACGCCCTGCCGCCGGCGCAGGGCTCGGCCGTCGACGCCTCGCAGATCCCGGAGGTCCCGGCCGAGGCGCCGTGA
- a CDS encoding SCO1417 family MocR-like transcription factor, whose protein sequence is MAEWTSAVGAAQLARLITSQQERPPVPGARKLPAYRTLADGIRLLVLEGRVPVAARLPAERELAVALSLSRTTVAAAYEALRGEGFLESRRGAGSWTSVPAGNPLPARGLEPLPPESLGSMIDLGCAALPAPEPWLTKAVQGALEELPPYAHTHGDYPAGLPALRRMLADRYTEQGIPTMPEQIMVTTGAMGAIDAICSLFAGRGERIAVESPSYANILQLMRAAGVRLVPVAMADGLAGWDMDVWRQVLRDSAPRLAYVVADFHNPTGALASDEQRRAMVAAARSAGTVLVADETMLELRLDPELEMPRPVCSFDPSGSTVITVGSASKAFWAGMRIGWVRAAPDVIRSLVAARAYADLGTPVLEQLAVNWLMRTGGWREAVDIRRDQARENRDALVAAVRRELPDWEFEVPQGGLTLWARAGGLSGSRLAEVGERVGVRVPSGPRFGVDGAFEGYVRLPFTVGGPVADEAASRLAAAARLVGTGAGGSGAEPPRTFVA, encoded by the coding sequence ATGGCCGAATGGACCTCGGCGGTCGGCGCCGCGCAGCTCGCCCGTCTCATCACCTCGCAGCAGGAGCGCCCCCCGGTCCCCGGCGCCCGCAAACTGCCCGCGTACCGCACCCTCGCCGACGGGATCCGCCTCCTCGTCCTCGAAGGCCGCGTCCCGGTCGCCGCCCGGCTCCCCGCCGAGCGGGAGCTGGCCGTCGCCCTCTCGCTCAGCCGCACCACCGTCGCCGCGGCGTACGAGGCCCTGCGCGGGGAGGGGTTCCTGGAATCCCGCCGGGGCGCCGGCAGCTGGACTTCCGTACCGGCCGGAAACCCGCTGCCCGCGCGCGGCCTGGAGCCGCTGCCGCCCGAGTCCCTCGGCTCGATGATCGACCTCGGCTGCGCCGCCCTCCCCGCCCCCGAGCCCTGGCTCACCAAGGCCGTCCAGGGTGCCCTGGAGGAGCTGCCCCCCTACGCGCACACCCACGGCGACTACCCGGCCGGCCTGCCCGCGCTGCGCCGGATGCTCGCCGACCGGTACACCGAGCAGGGCATCCCCACCATGCCCGAGCAGATCATGGTCACCACCGGCGCGATGGGCGCGATCGACGCCATCTGCAGCCTCTTCGCCGGGCGCGGCGAGCGGATCGCCGTCGAGTCGCCGTCCTACGCCAACATCCTCCAGCTCATGCGCGCCGCCGGGGTCCGCCTCGTGCCCGTCGCCATGGCGGACGGGCTGGCCGGCTGGGACATGGACGTCTGGCGGCAGGTGCTGCGCGACTCGGCCCCCCGCCTCGCCTACGTCGTGGCCGACTTCCACAACCCGACCGGGGCCCTGGCCTCCGACGAGCAGCGCCGCGCCATGGTGGCGGCCGCCCGTTCGGCCGGCACCGTCCTGGTCGCCGACGAGACCATGCTGGAACTCCGGCTGGACCCGGAGCTGGAGATGCCCCGCCCGGTCTGCTCGTTCGACCCGTCCGGCAGCACGGTCATCACGGTGGGCTCCGCCAGCAAGGCCTTCTGGGCGGGCATGCGGATCGGCTGGGTCCGCGCCGCCCCCGACGTGATCCGCAGCCTGGTCGCCGCCCGCGCCTACGCCGACCTGGGCACGCCCGTGCTGGAACAGCTCGCGGTGAACTGGCTGATGCGCACCGGGGGTTGGCGGGAGGCCGTCGACATCCGCCGCGACCAGGCCCGGGAGAACCGCGACGCGCTGGTCGCGGCGGTCCGCCGGGAGCTGCCGGACTGGGAGTTCGAGGTGCCGCAGGGCGGGCTGACCCTGTGGGCCCGCGCGGGCGGCCTGTCGGGCTCCCGGCTGGCCGAGGTGGGGGAGCGGGTCGGCGTACGGGTCCCCTCGGGGCCGAGGTTCGGCGTGGACGGGGCCTTCGAGGGCTACGTCCGGCTGCCGTTCACCGTGGGCGGGCCGGTGGCCGACGAGGCCGCCTCCCGGCTGGCGGCGGCGGCACGGCTGGTCGGCACGGGCGCCGGCGGCAGCGGCGCGGAGCCGCCGCGCACGTTCGTGGCGTAA
- a CDS encoding glycerophosphodiester phosphodiesterase family protein translates to MTHVRLRHPYLDHPAPIPFAHRGGAADGLENTAAAFRRAAEAGYRYFETDVHATADGKLVAFHDSTLDRVTDGRGRIAELSWKQVREARVAGTEPLPLFEELLEEFPDARWNIDIKAESALHPLVNLIARTGIWDRVCVGSFSESRVARAQKIAGPRLATSYGVRGVLGLRLRSYAIPAALRVGAVAAQVPETHAGIRVVDRRFVRTAHERGLQVHVWTVNEPERMEALLDLGVDGIMTDRIDILRTVLDRRGAWA, encoded by the coding sequence GTGACGCACGTACGCCTTCGCCATCCGTATCTGGACCACCCGGCTCCGATCCCCTTCGCGCACCGGGGAGGTGCCGCGGACGGGCTGGAGAACACCGCCGCCGCCTTCCGCCGGGCCGCCGAAGCGGGCTACCGGTACTTCGAGACCGATGTGCACGCCACGGCCGACGGGAAACTCGTCGCCTTCCACGACTCCACGCTGGACCGGGTCACCGACGGCCGGGGCCGGATCGCCGAGCTGTCCTGGAAGCAGGTCCGCGAGGCGCGCGTGGCGGGCACCGAGCCGCTGCCGCTCTTCGAGGAGCTGCTGGAGGAGTTCCCGGACGCCCGCTGGAACATCGACATCAAGGCCGAGTCCGCGCTGCACCCGCTGGTCAACCTGATCGCGCGGACCGGGATCTGGGACCGGGTCTGCGTGGGCTCCTTCTCGGAGAGCCGGGTGGCCCGCGCCCAGAAGATCGCCGGCCCCCGGCTGGCGACCTCGTACGGCGTACGCGGGGTGCTCGGCCTGCGGCTGCGCTCGTACGCGATCCCGGCGGCGCTGCGCGTGGGCGCCGTGGCGGCGCAGGTGCCGGAGACCCATGCGGGCATCCGTGTGGTCGACCGGCGCTTCGTGCGGACCGCGCACGAGCGGGGCCTGCAAGTCCACGTGTGGACCGTGAACGAACCGGAACGTATGGAGGCTCTCCTCGACCTGGGTGTCGATGGCATCATGACCGACCGGATCGACATCTTGCGCACGGTGCTGGACCGGCGCGGGGCCTGGGCCTGA
- a CDS encoding ankyrin repeat domain-containing protein, translating to MSEQAAEGAGSQGVPDEDVIELATKIFDLARQGETETLTAYLDAGVPANLTNDRGDTLVMLAAYHGHAEAVSALLARGAEADRANDRGQTPLAGAVFKGEEAVIRALLAGGADPNAGTPSAVDTARMFAKADLLELFGAK from the coding sequence ATGAGCGAGCAGGCTGCAGAAGGCGCCGGTTCCCAGGGCGTCCCCGACGAGGACGTCATCGAACTGGCCACCAAGATCTTCGACCTCGCCCGTCAGGGTGAGACCGAGACGCTCACCGCCTACCTCGACGCCGGGGTCCCGGCGAACCTCACCAACGACCGCGGCGACACCCTCGTCATGCTCGCCGCCTACCACGGCCACGCCGAGGCGGTCTCGGCCCTGCTGGCCCGCGGCGCCGAGGCCGACCGCGCCAACGACCGCGGCCAGACCCCGCTCGCCGGGGCGGTCTTCAAGGGCGAGGAGGCCGTCATTCGCGCCCTGCTCGCCGGCGGGGCCGATCCGAACGCCGGAACCCCCTCCGCCGTGGACACGGCGCGCATGTTCGCCAAGGCCGACCTGCTGGAACTTTTCGGAGCCAAGTAG
- a CDS encoding RNA polymerase-binding protein RbpA — protein sequence MSERALRGTRLVVTSYETDRGIDLAPRQAVEYACQNGHRFEMPFSVEAEIPPEWECKACGAMALLVDGDGPEEKKGKPARTHWDMLMERRTREELEEVLAERLAVLRSGAMNIAVHPRDSRKSA from the coding sequence ATGAGTGAGCGAGCTCTCCGCGGTACGCGCCTCGTGGTTACCAGCTACGAGACGGACCGCGGCATCGATCTGGCCCCGCGCCAGGCGGTGGAGTACGCATGCCAGAACGGACATCGATTTGAGATGCCGTTCTCGGTTGAGGCAGAAATTCCGCCGGAGTGGGAGTGCAAGGCGTGCGGCGCCATGGCACTCCTGGTGGACGGGGACGGGCCCGAAGAGAAGAAGGGCAAGCCTGCGCGAACGCACTGGGACATGCTCATGGAGCGACGCACCCGCGAGGAGCTGGAGGAAGTGCTGGCCGAAAGGCTTGCGGTCCTGCGCTCCGGCGCCATGAACATTGCCGTGCATCCGCGGGACAGCCGCAAGTCCGCCTGA
- a CDS encoding 5-oxoprolinase subunit B family protein — MRPLVVGGEALLIELDSAAEVAALHAELLRRRDAGELGPVRDLVPAARTVLLAGVRDPAALGARIARWEVPALAEAQGLLVTVPVRYDGPDLAEVARRWGVSPREVPGIVGGTGFRVAFCGFAPGFGYLTGLPERFHLPRRETPRTAVPAGSLALAGAYAGVYPRSSPGGWQLIGSTDAVLWDPEREPAALFAPGVRVRFAEAGRD, encoded by the coding sequence GTGAGGCCCCTCGTGGTGGGCGGCGAGGCGCTGCTGATCGAGCTGGACTCGGCCGCGGAGGTGGCCGCGCTCCACGCCGAGCTGCTGCGCCGCCGGGACGCGGGCGAGCTGGGCCCCGTACGGGACCTGGTGCCGGCGGCGCGGACCGTACTGCTGGCCGGGGTGCGGGACCCGGCCGCGCTGGGGGCCCGGATCGCCCGCTGGGAGGTGCCCGCGCTCGCGGAGGCGCAGGGGCTGCTGGTGACCGTGCCGGTGCGGTACGACGGGCCGGACCTGGCGGAGGTGGCCCGGCGGTGGGGGGTGTCGCCGCGGGAGGTGCCGGGGATCGTCGGCGGCACCGGCTTCCGGGTGGCCTTCTGCGGTTTCGCCCCCGGCTTCGGCTACCTGACGGGGCTCCCGGAACGCTTCCACCTGCCCCGCCGTGAAACGCCCCGTACGGCCGTCCCGGCGGGCTCGCTGGCGCTCGCCGGCGCGTACGCGGGGGTGTACCCGCGCTCCTCCCCCGGCGGCTGGCAGCTGATCGGCTCCACGGACGCGGTGCTCTGGGACCCGGAGCGGGAACCGGCGGCGCTGTTCGCGCCGGGCGTCCGGGTGCGGTTCGCGGAGGCGGGCCGTGACTGA